One segment of Colias croceus chromosome 15, ilColCroc2.1 DNA contains the following:
- the LOC123698131 gene encoding enhancer of split malpha protein-like has translation MSYYANNEYIIATNNSINENKYNSEKMKNSGIKALLKPLMKIIKKSTKRSPAKTVDTCFEAEQNSCNEALERKIYNEMDACQSAAFLVCNKDESYDLVPVSREDFYIPVHFARTDAGTFFWTTVSKSEADFAAAHCYTECQTAEQQYPVFQDRWVQA, from the coding sequence atgTCTTATTACGCGAACAACGAATACATCATCGCTACAAACAACTCGATCAACGAGAACAAATACAACAGTGAAAAAATGAAGAACAGTGGCATCAAGGCGCTACTGAAACCATTAATGAAAATCATTAAGAAGTCGACGAAGCGGTCTCCCGCTAAAACCGTCGACACGTGCTTCGAGGCCGAGCAGAACTCGTGCAACGAGGCCCTCGAGCGCAAGATTTACAACGAGATGGACGCCTGCCAGTCCGCCGCATTCCTCGTCTGCAACAAGGACGAATCCTACGACCTTGTGCCAGTTTCCCGGGAAGATTTCTACATCCCGGTGCACTTCGCTCGCACAGACGCCGGCACCTTCTTCTGGACCACAGTTTCAAAGTCCGAAGCTGACTTCGCAGCGGCCCACTGCTACACCGAATGCCAAACCGCCGAGCAGCAATACCCAGTGTTCCAAGACCGTTGGGTGCAAGCCTAA